From Vreelandella neptunia, the proteins below share one genomic window:
- a CDS encoding Na+/H+ antiporter subunit C, giving the protein MEPLMAVAIGLLYAAAIFMMLRRSIVKLVIGLMLLSNAANLLIFTTAGMTRGVPPLIAEGMMLPPSGVADPLPQAVVLTAIVIAFGVLAFAVVLIRRAYEVVKADDLDKMKDTDT; this is encoded by the coding sequence ATGGAACCCTTAATGGCAGTGGCGATAGGTCTACTTTATGCGGCGGCTATTTTTATGATGCTGCGCCGCTCTATCGTTAAGCTGGTGATTGGCTTAATGCTGCTCTCGAACGCCGCCAATTTACTGATTTTTACCACCGCAGGCATGACCCGGGGTGTGCCGCCACTGATTGCAGAAGGCATGATGCTGCCGCCCAGCGGGGTAGCCGACCCCTTGCCTCAAGCGGTTGTGCTAACAGCCATTGTGATTGCCTTTGGGGTACTTGCCTTTGCCGTGGTACTGATTCGACGCGCCTACGAAGTCGTTAAGGCTGATGATCTCGATAAGATGAAGGATACTGATACGTGA
- a CDS encoding Na+/H+ antiporter subunit B, with the protein MVKSGTIILNTAARFLMPLQLMFSIFLLLRGHDEPGGGFIAGLVAAGAFTLYLFAFGVSATKEVLRMVDPRDLIGVGLLLGMISVVPAWFMGQPFLTAQWWTIPVIDFKASTPLIFDIGVYFAVLGSVTGMVMTLMEVDKDEP; encoded by the coding sequence ATGGTTAAGTCAGGCACGATTATTCTCAATACCGCCGCACGGTTTTTAATGCCGCTGCAGTTGATGTTTTCTATTTTCTTACTGCTGCGCGGGCATGACGAGCCAGGCGGAGGGTTTATTGCCGGCTTGGTTGCAGCGGGGGCCTTTACGCTCTATCTGTTTGCCTTTGGCGTTAGTGCCACTAAAGAAGTGCTGCGGATGGTCGACCCTCGCGATTTGATCGGTGTTGGCTTGCTACTGGGGATGATCTCGGTAGTGCCGGCCTGGTTTATGGGGCAGCCATTTCTGACCGCCCAGTGGTGGACTATCCCGGTTATTGACTTTAAAGCCTCCACGCCGCTGATTTTTGATATTGGCGTTTATTTCGCCGTGTTGGGCTCGGTCACTGGGATGGTGATGACGCTGATGGAAGTTGATAAGGATGAACCTTGA
- a CDS encoding putative monovalent cation/H+ antiporter subunit A: protein MQFAVLMGFVLAALSPMLNHWFGQRTSLVLALFPAGLAAWLALQAPEVIENGSLLLEWQWVPSLGISLTFLLDGLSLLFGLLITVMGACVLVYAGGYLKDHPDIARFHIALVAFMVSMLGLVLADGLLTLFVFWELTSITSYLLIGFNHADINARKSARQGLFVTVAGGLALMAGLVLLGIASGSWSLAEILDQEADLREHALYTPMLICLLLGAFTKSAQFPFHFWLPNAMAAPTPVSAYLHSATMVKAGIYLLARLHPELGGTELWVGVLSVVGATTMLVGAFLAIHHTNIKKLLAYSTIMALGTLTMLLGIGTEYAMTAFVTFLLAHSLYKGALFMVAGILDHETGTKDVTQMGGLRPVMPLTATIALVAALSLAGVPPLLGFIGKELMLESVLGADSFRTLLVLFAFLASVLTIAVAFIVALRPFYGQRHQTPLEPHEAPLGMLLGPALLALGALLLGLMPAVLGADALLTATATAISGQTLEVALSLWYGINVALIMSIVSLGLGFLLFRRWDSVRGKLFALAPLMRHGPEAGYESMMNGIVLFSEWQTRLLQNGYMRNYILVMLATLIALIGNSILLRHSPVFTFDLDVRFHEVVVAGTMAMGALFATITRSRLGAVVSVGAMGFSIALIFILFSAPDLAITQLLVETLTVILLVLVLFRLPRFSNLSTSLERIRDGVVAAMMGILICLLIMTSWSIQQFEPISTYMIENSAPLAYGRNIVNVILVDYRALDTLGEMFVLALAAIGVIAMLKLRHGDGRHGENGNRENNGVKNADSSKVAAKEPYDG, encoded by the coding sequence ATACAATTTGCCGTGTTAATGGGTTTCGTGCTGGCGGCGCTATCGCCAATGTTAAACCACTGGTTTGGTCAGCGTACCAGTCTGGTTCTGGCACTATTTCCTGCCGGATTGGCGGCGTGGCTGGCACTGCAAGCGCCTGAGGTCATTGAGAACGGCAGCCTGCTTTTAGAGTGGCAGTGGGTGCCTTCCCTGGGGATCAGCCTCACCTTCTTGCTAGATGGCCTATCGCTGCTATTTGGGCTGTTGATTACCGTTATGGGCGCCTGTGTGCTGGTGTATGCCGGTGGCTACCTTAAAGATCATCCTGATATTGCCCGATTTCACATCGCCTTGGTCGCTTTCATGGTGTCGATGCTGGGGCTGGTATTAGCTGACGGCTTATTAACGCTATTTGTTTTTTGGGAATTGACCAGCATTACCTCCTATTTGCTGATTGGTTTTAACCACGCTGATATCAATGCGCGAAAATCAGCTCGGCAGGGCCTATTCGTTACCGTGGCGGGCGGGTTAGCGTTAATGGCTGGGCTGGTGCTGCTAGGGATTGCAAGCGGTAGCTGGTCGCTGGCGGAGATTCTAGACCAGGAGGCTGATCTGCGTGAGCATGCACTCTACACGCCGATGCTGATCTGTTTGCTGCTGGGAGCCTTCACCAAGTCGGCTCAGTTTCCGTTTCACTTCTGGTTACCCAACGCTATGGCCGCGCCGACTCCGGTATCGGCTTACCTGCACTCTGCCACCATGGTGAAAGCGGGTATTTACCTGCTGGCGCGTTTACACCCAGAGCTGGGCGGTACTGAGTTATGGGTCGGTGTTCTTTCCGTGGTTGGCGCGACCACTATGCTGGTAGGTGCATTTTTAGCGATTCATCACACCAATATCAAAAAGCTGCTCGCTTACTCGACCATCATGGCGCTAGGCACGCTGACGATGCTATTGGGCATCGGTACCGAGTACGCGATGACCGCATTTGTGACATTTCTTTTGGCGCACTCTCTCTATAAAGGGGCGCTGTTTATGGTCGCCGGTATTCTCGATCATGAAACCGGCACGAAAGATGTCACCCAGATGGGCGGGTTACGCCCAGTGATGCCGTTGACTGCCACCATTGCGTTGGTGGCTGCGCTTTCGCTTGCCGGCGTGCCGCCGCTACTCGGCTTTATCGGTAAAGAGCTGATGCTTGAATCAGTACTCGGCGCCGATAGTTTCCGAACACTACTGGTATTGTTCGCCTTTCTGGCCTCTGTTTTGACTATCGCGGTCGCCTTTATTGTGGCGTTACGTCCTTTTTACGGTCAACGTCACCAAACCCCGCTTGAGCCACATGAAGCTCCGCTTGGCATGCTGCTTGGGCCCGCATTGCTCGCGCTAGGGGCGCTCCTGTTAGGCCTGATGCCCGCTGTACTGGGTGCTGATGCGTTGTTAACGGCAACCGCCACGGCTATATCCGGGCAAACATTAGAGGTGGCGCTGTCGCTTTGGTATGGCATTAACGTCGCGTTGATAATGTCGATCGTTAGCCTTGGGTTAGGCTTTTTGCTGTTTAGGCGTTGGGACAGCGTGCGTGGCAAGCTCTTTGCCTTGGCACCTTTGATGCGTCATGGCCCCGAGGCGGGCTACGAAAGCATGATGAATGGCATTGTGCTCTTCTCCGAGTGGCAAACGCGGCTGCTCCAAAACGGCTACATGCGGAACTATATTTTAGTGATGTTAGCGACGCTTATTGCACTGATCGGTAATTCAATTCTATTACGCCATTCGCCTGTGTTTACCTTTGACCTGGATGTACGCTTTCACGAGGTGGTTGTGGCAGGCACCATGGCGATGGGGGCGCTATTTGCGACCATTACTCGTTCCCGGCTTGGGGCAGTAGTTTCCGTGGGAGCAATGGGCTTTTCTATTGCGTTAATTTTTATTCTGTTCAGTGCGCCAGATCTGGCAATTACCCAACTGCTGGTAGAGACCTTAACGGTTATTTTGCTGGTGCTCGTACTGTTTCGTCTGCCGCGCTTCTCTAATCTTTCCACCAGCTTGGAGCGCATACGCGATGGCGTGGTGGCTGCGATGATGGGTATTCTGATCTGCCTATTGATTATGACCTCGTGGAGCATTCAACAGTTTGAGCCTATTTCGACCTATATGATTGAAAACAGTGCGCCTTTGGCGTATGGCCGCAATATCGTTAACGTCATTTTGGTCGATTACCGTGCTCTGGATACCTTAGGTGAGATGTTCGTGTTAGCGCTTGCCGCCATCGGCGTTATCGCCATGTTGAAGCTACGTCATGGGGATGGGCGTCATGGTGAAAACGGCAATAGGGAAAACAATGGCGTAAAAAACGCCGATAGCAGCAAAGTGGCGGCCAAGGAGCCTTACGATGGTTAA
- the hemH gene encoding ferrochelatase: MTENVVKDQPGEGRLAHAPSEHPPVARAKVGVVLANLGTPDATDYWSMRRYLNEFLSDKRVVDYAGWKWQPLLQLIILTKRPFSSGKAYRGIWNNEKNESPLLTTTRAQTEKMTARLKALYGDDVEVDFCMRYGNPSTESVLTRLKEKGCERIVFFPLYPQYGSPTTATANDQAFRTLMKVKWQPYIRTVPAYFEHPAYVQALANSVQEAYDGFSTRPTKLVASYHGVPERYLMEGDPYHCQCQKTTRLLREKLGFSKEEVDTAFQSQFGPEKWVGPQTVKHVAELAKQGHKHIAIMSPAFSSDCVETLEEIEEEIRDSFMEAGGETFSYIPCLNDRDDHIEALLAVINNELAGWLSAPNSSV, from the coding sequence ATGACCGAGAATGTCGTCAAGGATCAGCCGGGCGAGGGCCGCCTGGCTCATGCACCCAGCGAGCATCCGCCGGTAGCGCGCGCCAAGGTGGGTGTTGTGCTGGCAAACCTGGGAACCCCGGATGCCACCGACTACTGGTCAATGCGTCGTTACCTCAATGAGTTTCTTTCTGATAAGCGCGTGGTTGACTATGCCGGTTGGAAATGGCAACCGTTGCTACAGCTGATTATTTTGACCAAGCGTCCCTTCTCATCGGGCAAGGCTTACCGGGGAATCTGGAATAACGAGAAAAACGAAAGCCCGCTGTTGACGACAACGCGTGCTCAGACCGAGAAGATGACCGCTCGATTAAAAGCGCTTTACGGTGATGATGTCGAAGTCGATTTCTGCATGCGCTACGGTAACCCATCGACGGAAAGCGTGCTGACGCGATTAAAGGAGAAGGGCTGCGAGCGAATCGTGTTTTTTCCGCTCTACCCTCAGTACGGTTCACCCACTACGGCGACGGCGAATGATCAGGCGTTTCGCACCCTGATGAAGGTGAAGTGGCAGCCTTATATACGTACGGTGCCCGCTTATTTTGAACATCCCGCCTACGTTCAGGCGTTGGCCAACTCGGTGCAAGAAGCCTACGACGGTTTTTCGACCCGGCCGACCAAGCTGGTTGCCAGCTACCATGGCGTTCCCGAGCGCTACCTGATGGAGGGTGATCCTTACCACTGTCAGTGCCAGAAAACGACGCGCCTGCTCCGCGAGAAGCTTGGTTTTAGCAAAGAGGAAGTGGATACCGCTTTTCAGTCGCAGTTTGGCCCTGAAAAATGGGTCGGCCCACAAACCGTTAAGCATGTGGCAGAACTCGCCAAGCAGGGGCATAAGCACATTGCGATTATGTCGCCTGCTTTCTCTTCCGACTGTGTTGAAACCCTGGAAGAGATCGAAGAGGAGATCCGCGATAGCTTTATGGAAGCAGGCGGCGAAACGTTCAGCTATATCCCTTGCCTGAATGATCGCGACGACCATATTGAGGCACTGTTAGCCGTCATCAATAATGAACTAGCAGGATGGCTATCGGCCCCAAACTCTAGTGTTTAG